ATGTCTAAACGAAGCTTAGCTAGATTTCTCAGCTGTACCTCATCCTCATAATAAGTCTTCTTGTATTGGTTCTTATATTCTTCTTGGAAATACGAGTCTTCGTATTTTCTTTCCTGGGCTAATCGATAGTAATGGACCCCCGTGCGACGACAGACCATGTAGGCGTCGGGAAACTGAGGATGGGGTTCCAGTTCGAGTATAGAGGACATGCTTGCCTAACTGAACCTTGTCACAGACTCATCCTTACGTAAAGGAAAATCCCCCTCTCGAAAAGAAATACACCCGGAAAAGAATCCTCCGAATCTGCTTGAAAAAACCCTTACGAATCCAGGAATTGAAGAGAACGAAGAAAAGGAAGCCCCTGCCGAATGAGCATATTGGAAAAAATCAAATCCCTCGGGTTAGAACTCCCGCCTACTCCTAAGGCCATAGCCGCATACATACCAGCCTCCCAATCCGGAAACCTAGTGTTTACTTCCGGCCAATTGCCGATGAAAGACGGAAAGCTAATGCTCACTGGGATCCTAGGAGCAGGCCTCGGAGTAGAAGATGTGAAGGCAGCTGCAGAACAAGCTGCTCTAAACGCACTCGCCGCGATCAGCGGAGTGATCGGAGATTTGGATCAAATCAAATCCATCGTTAAGATAGGAGTCTTTGTGGCTTCTTCTCCCGAATTTACGGAACAACATCTAGTAGCAAATCATGCTTCTAACTTATTGCTCAGTATTTTTGGAGAAGCGGGACGTCATGCGCGCTTTGCGGTAGGAAATTCCTCCCTGCCTTTAGGAGCTCCTGTAGAAGTGGAGATGACGGTTTCCTTATAATGATACGCTCCTTATTGAGAGACTTAAGCCTTGCAGTTCCGGCCGTTCCCATCATACTCAACGGCTGGAAAAAATTCTTATCCCAGCTCTTCGGGAGATTCTTAGATTTCTACTCCGATAAAAACGGTAAGGAAAAACTATTATTTATATTAGCATTATTGCAATTGTTCTTTAGCTTAACTAGCTGGATCAATTATTCCATAGACTTGGGAGTAGAATCTTCTTCGGATATGGTTTCTAAGATCGCAAATCTACTCGGACTAGGGCATGATAGTAATGGAAAAGAAGAAGTGAACATGCGAGTCGCAATAAATATATTCTTCATACTCCCATGCTTCTTGACATTTTTCTTTGGAGGTTTTTGGAGAAGCCTTTGGGTAAGTAAGACGATCCTAAGCTTACAAGGCATCAGCGGACTATTATTTCTGCTTGGAGTCTTGTTTCCTGATATCTTCTTTGTTAGCTTTTTGAAAGAAGAAGATTATGTGTACAATCTGAATTTCTACGCTTTCTTTACAACTTGGTCTCTCACCACCTTGGTTGTCTTGAGTTCGGGAAACTCCAAGACCTAAAAGATCATCTTTATTAATAAAATGGAATCTTTTGACTGGGACTCCGTTCGATCGCCTTTAATTCTCACATTACAGGTAACCTTATTCTCCACATTTTTTGCTACGCTTGTGGGGATTTTATTCGCCTATCGAATGTCCAAGGCTCGATTTATAGGAAAATCATTCTTGGACGCAGTATTCACTTTGCCCATGGTGCTCCCGCCTACAGTTCTCGGATATTATCTGCTAGTCTTGTTCGGCAAAAGAGGAATACTAGGTTCCTTCTTATTAGAACATTTCCAATATTCTATATTATTTAATTTGCATGGAGCTGTTCTTGCTTCGGCAATCGTTTCCTTTCCCTTAGTCTACAGATCTGCAAAGGCAAGTTTCGAGGATTTAGATCCAGAATACGAAGAAGCCGCCTACACTTTGGGGAAATCTAAGTGGGCAACTTTTCTACTCGTAATTCTTCCTCTTTCTTGGAGAGGGATTTTGGCCGGTTCCATGATGGCTTATGCAAGAGGGATGGGAGAATTCGGAGCCACCTTAATGATAGCGGGGAATATACCTGAAAAAACTCAGACCTTGGCCTTAGCTATCTACGACTCAGTCCAAGCAGGAAACGATACTTTTTCTTTACTGCTCGTAATTGTTGCTTCTATTACATGTGTATCGGTTCTAACTTTGGCAGGAATTCTACTCAAAAAACCTCATTGGTAAAAGGCGTTCGAATGAAGACCAGAAAGTATTCGCTAATCCTAATATTCTCTCTACTATTTAACGTTTCCTTACTCGCTCAAGAGAAGGAAAAAGAGATCCTTGTTTCCGCTGCCTCAAGCCTCACGGACGTATTAAAAGAAATCGGGATCGTTTTCCAAGAGAAGACAAAGATCAAACCAGTATTCAATTTCGGTTCTTCCGGAAGTCTGTATCAGCAGATCGAAAAGGGAGCACCTGTGGATGTTTTCATCTCTGCGGACCAAGACATCACCGATAAAGGAATCGCAAACGGAATCTTAGAATCGAATACTAAAACGATTCTTTTAAAGAATACCTTAGTCCTAGTAGTTCCAAAGAATAGCACTGCAAAGATCGAAAAACTGCAGGACTTGCAAGCACCGGAGATCAAAAAAATAGCGATCGGAAATCCAAGCTCCGTTCCCGCTGGTAAGTATGCCGAAGAAGTTCTAAGCAAAGACGGACTGAACAAGACTTTAAAAGATAAATTCATTCCTGCAGAAAACGTAAGACAGGTTTTGGATTATGTAGGAAGAGAAGAAGTGGACGCAGGCTTTGTCTACAAAACGGATGCTCTCGTCGCCGAGTCAAAAGTAAAAGTCGTCTTACAATTGAGTGGGCATAAACCGATCCTTTATCCCGGGATTTTAGTGAGCGGCATTAAGAATTCAGCGGATGCAAAATCCTTCTTGAATTTTCTGCATCAATCTCCCGAAGCCAAAGCCTTATTTACAAAATATAAATTTACACTTCCTTAATGTCTCTTTCCGTCGATATCCAGAAGAAACTAACTGACGGAGAAAGAGAATTTCTTCTGGATGTGCAATTTGAGTTCCAAGGAAATTTTCAAGTCTTGTACGGGCCTTCCGGCGCGGGAAAAAGCCTGACCTTAAAGGCAATTGCAGGACTTTTAAAACCGGATCGAGGCAGGATCCAATTTAAAGATCGGGTATATTTCGATTCTAAAGCAAAGACAATCATCCCTGCCGAAAAAAGAAATCTGGGATACTTATCTCAGAATTATGGATTATTCCCTCATTTGACCGTGAGAAAAAATATAGAATTCGGATTGAAAGGCCTGTTTCAGATCCGCGCGGACAAGAGAACGAGAGAATCCGTTGCAAACTTAATGGAATTATTCGAAATACAGGAAACTGCGAACAGCTATCCTAGATATCTTTCCGGAGGACAGAAGCAAAGAGTTGCATTGGCAAGAGCTCTTGCCCGAAATCCTGAAATTCTTCTCTTGGATGAACCGTTCGCAGCCTTGAATCCGGATCTAAGACAAAAGATGAGAGAGGAATTAAGGTCTCTGCGAAATAGGATCGATGTTCCGATTCTTTTGATCTCGCATGATAGGATAGATCCTGATTTCTTCGGAGTCTCTCCCCTTTACATGGAAGACGGGAAAATCAGGCAAGGCCCCGCTACTACAGATTAAGATTTTATAATGTATTTTAATATAGGATCCGGATTAGTAATCGAAAATTCCTAGATCCATCTTCGCTTCTTCAGAAGCCATAGCTCTTGGATCCCATTTTGGAGTCCAAACAACTTCCACATCAACAGAATTGATGCCTTCCACGCGAAGAGCGTTGTCCTGAATCTCCTGTTTCATCTGAGGTCCGGCAGGACATGCCATGGAAGTATAGGTCATCTCGATCTTGGCCTTATCTCCTTCCACTTGAATACGATAGATAAGTCCCAGTTCCGCGACCGAGATCCCGATCTCCGGATCTTCTACTCTATGGATCTCCGCATAGACCCTTTTTTCTATATCTTGCGTTGGTAATTCTAATAATTGCATGTCTAGTAATTAGTCTATTCTCGCTCAGAATTAGTGTAAAGAATTTTATAGAGAAGAAACTGAGCTCAGGCCTTAACCTAAGAAAGAAGAGAAGAGTCCGGCCAAAACAATGACCCAGCTCGGCAATTGGAAGAAGAAGGCAAAAACGAATAATACCATGACTATGACCGAATCCAGTCCGGAGCGAATCGTCGAAACAAGAACTGGATCGTATAAAGCAGCCAATAGAATTCCGAGGACTGCCGGTTGGATCGTAGTCAATGCAGCTTCTACCTTTGGATATTTTCGCAATTTTTGCCAAAAAGGAAATATCCCGAACACCAGAAGAAAGGAAGGAAGAAATACAGAGATCGTTGCAAGGATTGCTCCTGTCACACCTTGGATCATTGCACCTAAAAAAGTAGCAAAGGTGAACATCGGCCCAGGAACTGCTTGGGCTGCTCCATAGCCGATAAGAAATATTTCCGAAGAAAGCAATCCCTTCTGCACCGTTTCTCCTTCGAGTAAGGGAAGCACAACATGACCTCCTCCAAAAACCAAGGCACCGGATCTATAGAATCCATCTACGATGTCCAAGAGGGGATCCTTATATAAGAAATCTATAAATGGAAGCGTGAATAATAAGAAAAAGAAGATAAGTAAGCAATAGAAAGCATTTTTAGGAGATGCAAATTCCAAGAAGGAAGATGTCTGAAAATCCCGAGGATCATCCGAAACAATTTTACTCGAAAATAAAAATCCTATACTAGCGGAGACAAAGATGATCAAGATTTGAGAATATGCGTTTCGAAAAAGAACGGAAGCGAGAAATGCAGAAAGGCAAAGAGTGATACCTCTTAGATCCTTTGCGTAGCTTCCCCACATGGAACAAACCGCCTGGGATATCACCGCGCATGCGACCAGTTTTAGTCCATGCACCCATCTCAGGTCGGGAATTATATTTGATTTTACTAATATTGCAAAAATGAATAATAGAAGAGCAGAGGGAAGAGTAAATCCGGTCCAGGCAAGGATCCCTCCTTTCCAACCCGATCGGATCGTTCCTATGCTAATCCCCATTTGACTGCTAGCAGGTCCTGGGAGTATCTGACAAACAGCAAGAAGTTCGTTAAACTGTTCTTCTTTGATCCAAAGTTTCTTTTTAACGAACTCGGTGTGAAAGTAAGCGATATGCGCTATCGGCCCGCCGAAAGAGATCAATCCTAACTTCAAGAATGTGAGAAATACTTCCCAACTTTCGTGCATGAAAAGATCGATCTCTTAATCGTTAACTATCCCTCTACTTTTGCCAAGGAAAGATGGCGCGTAACTTAGGATTTCTAAGATACAGACCGGCCCAAAGAATAATCCCCATATACACAGGAAAAAGGATATGGCTGCCCCAAGGATTCAAGACCCGAACATGAGTAGCGACTGCTCCACCCAAATATCCAGTCAATAAAATCCCTCCTACGATAGCGGTTCTCGGAAACGCATATAGAAGAGTGGAAACGATTAATGTAGTCCCAATCCCTGGCATCGTGGACATAGGATATCCGAGTTTCTCGGAATCAGCTAATGCTTCCTTTGGCATTTTATCCAAAAAGAATTTCATGACACCGTCTAAGAGTAGAAAGGCGACAATTAGGCCGCTTAGAATTCGACCCGTCCATAATTGTCCCTTCGAAATGTTTTCAGATTCCATAAAAGAATTCCTCCAATACAAACCAACGGGTCGCCATTTTGCAGATTTCTTAGATCGTTTCAAGCAATTTTAATATACTTCTACTTAGCCCTCGACCGGGATCCAAATCTCTATTCCCCCTAACCCGGTTTGCGGATTGAATTCTTTTCCGTATCTTTCCAAGTTTGGCGCTTCTGCCGGCTTAACTTTCGCAGTAGGAAGCCAATTCTTTTCGATAGCAGCAAAGGTTGCTCTTATCCCTGCTACATGGCCTTTATGAGTAAAGACCGCGTATTTCTGAGAAGATAGCTTTAACGATTTAAGTTCTTTCGGAATATTCGAAGAATTGGATACTTCTACACAAGTCATATAATCGAAAAATCCTTCCGCATCGAAGTTATAGCAAACTCCGTAAGCCGTTGGGCCCGTCTGGCCTTGGATATTTCCCAAGTAAGAAGAGAATTTTTGCCATTGGTTCGGAATTCCTCCGGGAGCTTGGCAATCATAGTGTTCTGTGATTCCCACCATCAATCTAGGCGGGATAGTTTCGAATCTTGGCGGATCTAATTCCGGTAGTGGTTCTGCGTTCATAGTGATAGCCTCAACTAAAGAAATATTGTTCAAATCCCCCGAAGACCTAAATTGCTCCGGAGTGATCTCGAATTGCTCGCGAAAGGCTCTAGTAAACGCTTCGTGGGAACCGTAACCTACTTCGAGAGCAAGATCCAAAATGTTAGGACCACTCCGAGTAAGTCGTTTCGCCGCTTCACTTAACCTTCGACCGCGAACATATCTCATTAAAGGAACGCCCATTGTATAGGCAAAGGTCCTGGTTAAATGAAAGGGAGAGACTCCCGAAACCTTAGCGATATCCTCTAGATTGATATCATCTCTGGAATGACTTTCTATAAACCAAAGAGCCTTTTGCACAAAATCCATTCAGATTCCTTAATGTGGATTCGATTCTATCTTCTTCCGTTTCGGCTTGCTTGATAGTTCTTGCGATCTTATAAAAATTTGAGGATTTTCAATCTTTTTCCGGGAATTATTTTACCCAGTTCTCAGTTTTCAGTTCTTTAATCCTCTTGAATTCTTTCTCGTTATTGGTAACGAGTATGCAATCGTTTGCAATCGCCTGAGAGGCTATTAATAGATCGAATGGGCCTATCGGTTTTCCCTGCTTCTCCAATTGAAATCGGATCCTGGCAGATATTTGAGCTTCTCTACTTCCGTAAGGAAGAAGATTGAGATAACTTAGGAACTCGCTGAGGACTTTTGTATTCTGTTCTTTCTTGTGGCTCTTCTGAATTCCGTAATGAAGTTCAAACTCGGTAACTGAGGAGATATAAATATTCTCCAAAGTGATTTTTTTGAATTTCTCCTGAACAACTGGAGGCCTTTGATTGATGATATAAATGCAGATATTCGTATCTAATAGATACTTACTCATAGAGAGTCGCGTTTATCGTATTGGGTAGGCTGCTCTCTTTCTATCTTCAGATCGCTTGAAAATTCATTCAAGGTTTCCCACAGACGATCTACTACGTCATCGATCGGGGTTAAGATTATGTTTTTACCTTCTCTACGAATATAGACTTCTTTACCTTTGAATCTAAACTGCTTAGGCAAGCGGATTGCTTGGCTATCCCCATTCTTAAAGATCTTAGCTCTGTTCGAAATCATATACATATATATACAACTATATATATTCTTCGGTCAATGATTTTTCTTTAAGATCCTTTCCAGAGTATTCCAGGCAAGAGTGGCGCATTTGATGCGGGCCGGGATCTTCTTCACTGCTTCCAAGGATTCTAGATCTTCGTATTCTTCCGCAAAATTTGGTTCTTTATCTTCCAAAAGCATTTCTTTGAATTCGTGCAGAAGAGATCTTGCTTCGTCCAAAGTTTTTCCATAAAGACTGTCGGTGAGCATTGACGCGGAAGCTTGAGAGATAGAGCAGCCTTTTCCCCAAAAGCTGATCTTAGAGATAGTATTCCCTTCTAATTCTAAGAAGAGTTCCACCTCATCTCCGCATAAAGGATTCACTCCTTCTTCATGGAGATGGGCATGTTCTAGCCTTCCGTGGTGTCTAGGATTTTGATAATGATCTAAAAGAACTTCTTGGTAAAGACTATCGCTTAAGGACACGACCGAAAATCTCCTTCACTTTCTTTAGACCTACCAAAAGGGCATCTACGTCCTCTTTGGTATTATAAAGATAGAAGGAAGCTCTGCAGGTGCCTGCGATCCCCTTGAATTCCATGAAAGGCTGAGCACAATGGTGCCCGACTCGAATTGCAATCCCTTCCTCATCCAGAATGGAACCTACATCGTGAGGATGCACTCCAGGGAAATTGAAGGAGATCACTCCTCCTCTTTTGCTCAGGTCCGAGGTTCCGTACAATTCCAATCCGCCGAAATCTTCCAATCGATCCAGGGCATATTGCAATAGTTCCAATTCATGGTTTCTGATCTCTTGCATTCCTACGGATTCCAAGTATTCCAACGCAGCACCGAAGCCTATCACGCCTGAAATATTCGGAGTGCCAGCTTCCAATCTGGCAGGAAGATCCGCGTAAGTGGATTTCTCCTTCCAAACCTTGGAGATCATATCGCCGCCGCCCATCCAAGGAGGCATTGTGTCCAAGATCTCTTCCTTAGCGTATAAGATCCCGACGCCTGTAGGACCAAGCATCTTATGAGCGGAGAATGCATAGAAATCGAAATCTTGCTTTTGCACATTGGTAGGTAGATGGCAAATCCCTTGGGCACCATCCACAAGCACCTTAGCGCCTACCTGTCTTGCTCTTCGGATAATTGCATCTAGATCATGAATCGTCCCGGTCACATTGGACATCTGAGCGACTGCGACTAATTTAACTCTCTCAGTGATGATCTCATCTATATTACTTAAATCTAAAGTAGAATCCTGGTTTAGTGGAATAAACTTCAGGACAGCTTGTTTTTCCTGAGCAAGCATTTGCCAAGGAACCAAATTGGAATGATGCTCCAATTCGGTGAGAACGATCTCGTCACCCTCATGGATATTCGTGCGGCCCCAAGACTGAGCAACCAGATTGATGGACTCCGTAGTATTTCTAGTAAAGATAACCACCTTAGCGCAAGCGGCTCCAATAAATCTAGAAGTCTTGATCCGAGTCATTTCATATTTCTCGGTTGCCTTTTGGGAAAGAGAGTAAACTCCGCGATGAATGTTTGCATTCTCCGCTTCGTAATAATGGCGGATGGTATCGATTACAGATTTGGGCTTTTGAGAACTAGCAGCGCTGTCCAGAAACACTAAGGGCTTGCCGTTCATCTCCGTAGAGAGAATCGGAAAATCATTGCGGATCTTTTCCAGGTTCCAACTCAAGGTTTCCTTCTCCTTAGTGTGCTCATGTCAATCCTCTAACTCTACTTCGACATCGTCACCCACGATTCTTGTCTTATAGACTGGCAAATCCTCCACCGCGGGCATACATAAGACCTTTCCGGTGCGAATATTGAACTTAGCTGAGTGTCTAGGACAAACGATTACGTCCCCTTCCAAATCACCTTCGGCTATTTCTTCTCCGTCATGGGTGCAGAGATCCGCAAATGCACAGATCTCATTTCCTAGTTTTGTCAGACCGACCTTATGATAACGAGTTTCGGCTACGAACACCTTGCCTTCTTGCAGGTCGGAAAGCTTCGCGAGCTTTTGGAATTCGCCCATTATTCCCCCAACATTCTGGATTCTATCATAGAACCCAATTCTTCTCGAATGCTTTCGGAAGGAAATTCTCGAACTACTTCTGCTAGGAAACCTTCTACAATCATTTTTCTGGCTTCGGACTCGTCGATGCCTCGAGATGCAAGGTAGAATAATTGCTCTTCGTCGATCTCTCCTACAGTGGCCCCATGCTCGCATTTCACGCTATCGGCAAATACTTCCAACTTAGGAATGGACTCTGCTCTCGCGGTTCTATCCAGAAGAAGATTATTATTGATCTGAATTGCTCCCACATCCTTGCAATGAGAAGGAATATGAAGATTGCCCGTAAAGACATGGTGGGCCTTTTCTCGGACCACAGTGCGATATAGAATAGAACTTTGGGCATGACTTTCTGAATGAAGAATGCGAACTTCAGTGTCCTGAAACTCTCTCGCCTTAAGAGGGGAAAGGCCCGCATAACGCGTCCAACATCCTTTTCCTGCGATTACGGAGTCATAGAAGGATTTGCCTTTGTATCCACCCCAGGAAGCGATGCTTGCATGGAATTTAGAGTCCTTCTCTTGAACCGAATGAGCCGCTCTAAAATGAAAGGTAGAATCTCCCAAATTCTCAATCGTAGAATACTGAAAATCGCCGTTGGCAGGAGTCAGGAGTATCGTAACCCCGCTCATCAAAATCAAATCCTTTTGAGAAGGAGAAATCCATCTTTCCAAAAGAGAAACTTTCTCATTCGAAGGAGCTTCCACAATCAATAAGGGAAGTATAATATTCCCTTCTTCGCAACTGATTCGGATCTCCGGCAAGTCTTCGGAAGAATTTAATTTAATATAATATGCGTGAGTAAAACGAGCAAAAACGAAACTCGGGAACCATTCCTTAGAATAAAAGGAAAGACTTGGCTCCGCTTTTTTCAAGACCTCGGAGAGTTTTTCGGGAGAAAGCTCTTCCAGCTTGCTTATTTTCGCGCCGGAAGAAGCGAAAAAGCTTACCGAAGAATCGGAACAAACTCTAGTATATTCAGAAATTTTAAAATTAGAAAGGCTGATCTTTCTCCAAGATTCAAGAGAAGAATTCGGAAAAGGAATCTCGGAAAGGTTCTTTTCTGCCTTACTGCGAAACTCTTTTAGAGAAGAAGGTTCCTTCTTCTCCTTAATGAAATCAGAAATGGATTCCGCCAAAAGCATTCCCTTTTAGTTTGCTCCCGATAGAATCCAGTCGTATCCTTTTTCTTCCAATTCGAGAGCGAGTTCTCTCCCGCCTGTCTTTAAGATCTTTCCTTGAGCGAATACGTGTACGAAATCAGGAGTCACGTAATTCAACATGCGCTGGTAATGTGTGATGAGTAAAATGGATCGATCCGCAGATTTATTCTTAGTGATCCCTTCGCTAATGATCCGAAGAGCGTCGATATCCAGACCGGAATCGGTCTCGTCTAGAACGGAAAGTTTCGGCTTCAGCAAAGTCATCTGAAGGATCTCGTTTCTCTTCTTTTCCCCACCGGAGAAACCGTCGTTTACATATCTTCCGATCCAAGTATCAGGAACATCCAGAAGAGCAGTTGCTTCTTTCAATTCCTTACGGAATTCTTTTACAGGAAGTTCCTTGCCTCGAACGGATTTTAAAATGGTTCGTAGGAAATTCCCGATCGTGACTCCGGGAATGCTGGTAGGATATTGGAAGCAAAGAAAGATACCCGATCTTGCTCTTTCATCAGTGGGCTTTTCTAATAGAGATTCCCCTCGAAAAAGAATCTCCCCGGAAAGCACTTTGTATTTAGGGTGCCCCATGATGACATTTGATAAGGTACTTTTTCCGGACCCGTTCGGACCCATGATGGCATGGACTTCCCCTTCTCCGATTATCAAGTCGACCCCTTTCAGGATTTCTTGGATCTCACCGGATTCGGTTTCAATTCCCGCGCGAAGATTCGAGATTTTTAGTAGTTCCGCCACGTCAGGACTCCTGCCTAGGACTATGTTTTTAATCCTAGGTCGGAGATCAATAGGAAAGATGTTCTAAGTCGGGAGGTTCAGTAAGATTCCCAATCTAGACGAAGGATCAAAACGTGATTCTCGCCAAGATTCAGAGTGAATAAGACATATTGACGCTTGGTTTCTATATCGTGGAAGGCTTCCGTAAATCCTGAATTCCTGCTGGAATGATAGGTCTCGGCCTTATGGCGAATAAAGAAAGGTTTCCAAGCGTAATTATTTCCGATCTCGGTCAAAAGCCTAGTCCAAGGCAGATCGTAAGAATCCCGTTTAAAAGTAGGAGTTACCTGGTATCCGTGCATATCACAGATCAGAATAGAAGTGGTTTCGAGAGGAAGGCGATCCAAGATCGAGTTCAAGGACTCGGTCATCGCATTCTCAGAAGAGACATCTACCTGCTTGAATAAGTCCACGAACTGATCCAAGAAGGATTGTTCCCTTCTCAAATTTTCCAGAATCTCCAAGAAACGAAGGCCGGAGAATTTTTCGAGAGAGGTCTTGAGAGTCTTATTGAATCTCTTCTTGTCCTGGAAATCCAGAGCAGGACGGGAGAAATAATAGCCTTGTAGAAGATTTGCTCCCATCGAAAGAGCGAGATACAATTCCTCTTCGTTTTCTACTCCTTCAAAAAGAAGCTGAGAACCTAACCGCTGGGACATTTCGGAGATTGCAGAAAGAACATTTTTGAAAGAGCGTCGGTTCAAGCTCTCTCTCATGATCTTGATATCCACTTTCATGATGTCCGGATGGATGTATCCGATCCTTTCCAGATTGGAGAAACCTACTCCCAGATCATCCACTGCAATCTTAATTCCGCGTTCTCGGAAGAGGCTTACGATATAGAGAAGTTTTTCGATATTTCCTTCGAATTTATCTTCTGTGATCTCCAGAACTAGATCGTTCGGATTAATATCGTATTTTTCGATTAGGTGAAGGATATGAAGCCGTTTTACATCCAATACTTCTCCCGTGTATACCATGGAGAGGAAGTTTGGCATCATGTTGAGGAAGATCTTGGTCTTGAGTCCCGTTTCCTTTACATGTTTGATCGCTTTTTCGCGAATAATCCTGTCGATATGGACGAGTCGGATCGTATCCGTGTCCGGATTGTGAAAATGATAGCCTAAAGAACGGTAATCATTGGATTCAGGGGAAAATACTCTGCCCAAAACCTCGTAGCCTAC
Above is a window of Leptospira semungkisensis DNA encoding:
- the sufD gene encoding Fe-S cluster assembly protein SufD codes for the protein MLLAESISDFIKEKKEPSSLKEFRSKAEKNLSEIPFPNSSLESWRKISLSNFKISEYTRVCSDSSVSFFASSGAKISKLEELSPEKLSEVLKKAEPSLSFYSKEWFPSFVFARFTHAYYIKLNSSEDLPEIRISCEEGNIILPLLIVEAPSNEKVSLLERWISPSQKDLILMSGVTILLTPANGDFQYSTIENLGDSTFHFRAAHSVQEKDSKFHASIASWGGYKGKSFYDSVIAGKGCWTRYAGLSPLKAREFQDTEVRILHSESHAQSSILYRTVVREKAHHVFTGNLHIPSHCKDVGAIQINNNLLLDRTARAESIPKLEVFADSVKCEHGATVGEIDEEQLFYLASRGIDESEARKMIVEGFLAEVVREFPSESIREELGSMIESRMLGE
- the sufC gene encoding Fe-S cluster assembly ATPase SufC; this encodes MAELLKISNLRAGIETESGEIQEILKGVDLIIGEGEVHAIMGPNGSGKSTLSNVIMGHPKYKVLSGEILFRGESLLEKPTDERARSGIFLCFQYPTSIPGVTIGNFLRTILKSVRGKELPVKEFRKELKEATALLDVPDTWIGRYVNDGFSGGEKKRNEILQMTLLKPKLSVLDETDSGLDIDALRIISEGITKNKSADRSILLITHYQRMLNYVTPDFVHVFAQGKILKTGGRELALELEEKGYDWILSGAN
- a CDS encoding EAL domain-containing protein; the protein is MLAEYESHQILSLGEGYYTPHYQPILDVGNRNIVGYEVLGRVFSPESNDYRSLGYHFHNPDTDTIRLVHIDRIIREKAIKHVKETGLKTKIFLNMMPNFLSMVYTGEVLDVKRLHILHLIEKYDINPNDLVLEITEDKFEGNIEKLLYIVSLFRERGIKIAVDDLGVGFSNLERIGYIHPDIMKVDIKIMRESLNRRSFKNVLSAISEMSQRLGSQLLFEGVENEEELYLALSMGANLLQGYYFSRPALDFQDKKRFNKTLKTSLEKFSGLRFLEILENLRREQSFLDQFVDLFKQVDVSSENAMTESLNSILDRLPLETTSILICDMHGYQVTPTFKRDSYDLPWTRLLTEIGNNYAWKPFFIRHKAETYHSSRNSGFTEAFHDIETKRQYVLFTLNLGENHVLILRLDWESY